The proteins below are encoded in one region of Lactuca sativa cultivar Salinas chromosome 3, Lsat_Salinas_v11, whole genome shotgun sequence:
- the LOC111911566 gene encoding kinesin-like protein KIN-14B — protein MSNNRWNWEVSGFEPRKSPAEQPPSVPAPAPAPIVRRYSISTPSIVAHSELISKQSVATKLHNLKDKVKHAKEDYVELRQEAVDLQEYSNAKLDRVTRYLGVLADKTRKLDQAALEAEAKVAPLLNEKKRLYNELLTAKGNIKVFCRTRPLFEDEGPSVVEFPDDYTIRVNTGDDAVSNPKKDYEFDRVYGPHVGQAEFFTDVQPFVQSALDGHNVSIFAYGQTCSGKTHTMEGSSHDRGLYARCFEELFDVSNSDTTSTSRFNFFVTVVELHNEQMKDLLSKSESGQGQPKVDLVQEKVDNPLEFSKVIKRALLNRSDDKNKINVSHLITTIHIYYDNLITGENLYSKLSLVDLAGSQTLGLEDNNGDDTTDVLHVMKSLSALGDVLASLTSKKEDVPYENSMLTKLLADSLGGNSKTLLIVNICPDVSNLSETLSSLNFASRARNSVLSLGNRDTIKKWKDTANDARKEFYEKEKESLDLKQEVVGLKQALNVANDQCVLLFNEVQKAWKVSFALQSDLKAENIILAEKNKTEKDQNNDLKSQVGQLVNQVQEQKLQLQQRDSTIESLQAKLKSLEAQLNVTLQSKTSLDSNSTKEDIESTSVSKKLEEELQKRDALIERLHEENEKLFERLTEKATSMGSQLALGAPPKIQNQANEIGRNDINNKEHTTTDVVPFSPKKPDGTLALVKPGQDKIKSTPAGEYLTSALNEFDLEQYDGLAAISDGANKLLMLVLAAVIKAGASREHEILAEIRDAVFAFIRKMEPHRVMDTMLVSRVRILYIRSLLARSPELQSIKVPPVDRFLEKPISGRSRSSSRGSSPGRSPVRYDSSFKNAIIDDHFLGFKVNLKPEKKSKLSSVVLKIRGIDQESWRQHVTGAKLREITEDAKSFATGNKSLAALFVHTPAGELQRQIRSWLAMTFDFLSVSGVDAGGGVTGQLELLSTAIMDGWMAGLGAAMPPLTDALGQLLTEYAKRVYNSQLQHLKDIAGTLATEAAEDSSQVAKLRSALESVDHKRRKILQQMKNDTALLTLEDGGSPVRNPSSAAEDARLASLIALDGILKQVKEIMRQSAVNIMSRSKKKGLVTGLDDLSAQLSSLLEIDHPCAQRHIADARRVVESIVEEDDQPPQGPSRAISGEHSGNETEVTQWNVLQFNTGSTSPFIIKCGANSHSELVIKADDRVQEPKTGEILRVVPRPTVLENMNLEEIKQVFAKLPEALSLLALARTADGTRARYSRLYRTLAMKVPALRELVGELEKGGGLKDVKS, from the exons ATGTCGAACAACAGGTGGAACTGGGAGGTGAGTGGTTTTGAACCGAGGAAATCTCCGGCGGAGCAGCCACCGTCTGTTCCTGCTCCTGCTCCTGCTCCTATTGTTCGGAGATACTCGATCTCTACTCCGTCAATTGTAGCACATTCGGAACTCATTTCTAAACAGTCTGTTGCCACCAAGCTTCATAATTTGAAGGATAAGGTCAAG CATGCCAAAGAAGATTATGTAGAGTTGAGACAAGAAGCCGTTGATCTTCAAGAGTACTCTAATGCAAAACTTGATCGAGTGACACGATATCTAGGTGTTCTTGCTGATAAGACCCGTAAGCTAG ATCAGGCTGCTCTTGAAGCTGAAGCTAAAGTTGCCCCACTTTTAAATGAGAAGAAAAGGTTGTACAATGAGCTATTGACTGCTAAAG GAAACATAAAGGTCTTTTGTAGAACAAGACCACTTTTTGAAGATGAAGGCCCTTCAGTTGTTGAGTTTCCTGATGATTATACTATACGAGTCAATACTGGTGATGATGCTGTCTCCAACCCTAAAAAAGATTATGAATTTGACAGGGTTTATGGACCACATGTTGGACAAG CTGAATTTTTCACAGATGTTCAACCGTTTGTCCAGTCAGCATTAGATGGACACAATGTGTCAATCTTTGCATATGGTCAAACATGTTCTGGAAAAACACACACCATGGAAGGTTCTAGCCATGATCGAGGTTTATATGCAAGATGCTTTGAAGAGTTGTTTGATGTCTCCAACTCAGATACAACTTCAACTTCAAGATTTAACTTTTTTGTTACAGTTGTTGAGCTTCATAATGAACAG ATGAAAGATTTGCTTTCAAAGTCAGAGAGTGGTCAAGGTCAACCCAAGGTTGACCTTGTACAGGAAAAGGTTGACAATCCACTAGAGTTCTCTAAAGTCATCAAAAGGGCACTTTTGAATAGAAGTGATGACAAAAACAAGATCAATGTTTCTCATCT GATAACCACGATACATATATATTATGACAATTTGATCACTGGAGAAAATTTATATAGCAAACTTTCTCTTGTTGACTTGGCTGGAAGTCAAACTTTAGGTCTGGAAGATAACAATGGGGATGACACAACTGATGTGTTACATGTCATGAAATCACTCTCTGC GTTGGGAGATGTATTAGCTTCATTGACTTCCAAGAAAGAAGATGTTCCTTATGAGAACTCAATGCTTACAAAACTTCTTGCTGATTCACTTG GTGGAAACTCAAAAACTCTGCTCATTGTAAACATCTGTCCAGATGTTTCAAATTTGTCTGAAACATTGTCATCTCTAAATTTTGCTTCTAGAGCTCGAAATTCTGTATTGAGCCTTGGGAACCGAGATACCATTAAGAAGTGGAAAGATact GCAAATGATGCTCGTAAGGAGTtttatgaaaaagaaaaagaaagtctTGATCTGAAACAGGAAGTTGTGGGACTAAAACAAGCACTTAATGTTGCAAATGATCAGTGTGTGTTACTATTCAATGAAGTTCAGAAAGCCTGGAAAGTTTCTTTTGCACTTCAGTCAGATTTAAAG GCAGAGAATATTATTCTTGCTGAAAAGAATAAAACAGAGAAGGATCAGAATAATGATCTGAAAAGTCAAGTTGGTCAACTAGTCAACCAAGTGCAAGAGCAGAAATTACAGTTACAACAACGTGATTCAACAATCGAGTCTTTACAG GCAAAACTAAAAAGCTTAGAGGCACAATTGAATGTAACACTTCAGTCCAAAACAAGCTTAGACTCAAACTCCACAAAAGAAGATATTGAATCTACATCTGTTTCCAAGAAACTTGAAGAAGAACTTCAGAAACGTGATGCCCTAATTGAG AGGTTGCATGAAGAAAATGAGAAGCTTTTTGAGAGATTGACAGAGAAGGCAACTTCAATGGGAAGCCAGCTGGCATTAGGAGCACCACCCAAAATTCAAAACCAGGCCAATGAAATTGGAAG GAATGACATTAATAACAAAGAACATACAACAACAGATGTTGTCCCTTTCTCCCCTAAAAAACCTGATGGAACTCTAGCATTGGTCAAACCTGGTCAAGATAAGATAAAGTCAACCCCAGCAGGAGAATATCTCACATCTGCTTTGAATGAGTTTGACCTAGAACAATATGATGGCCTTGCTGCTATTTCTGATGGAGCAAACAAGCTACTAATGCTG GTTTTGGCGGCTGTGATTAAAGCAGGTGCTTCACGTGAACATGAAATACTTGCTGAAATAAGAGATGCTGTTTTCGCATTCATAAGAAAAATGGAGCCACATAGAGTAATGGACACCATGCTTGTTTCCCGTGTTAGAATTTTATACATAAGATCATTGCTAGCAAGGTCACCTGAGCTTCAATCCATCAAG GTTCCTCCTGTTGATAGATTTCTTGAAAAGCCTATAAGTGGAAGAAGCAGAAGTTCCAGTAGAGGCAGCAGCCCTGGAAGATCTCCTGTGAGATACGATTCAAGTTTCAAGAACGCGATAATCGATGACCATTTTCTCGGGTTTAAAGTAAATTTAAAACCAGAGAAAAAGTCGAAATTGTCCTCGGTTGTTTTAAAGATACGTGGAATTGATCAAGAATCATGGAGGCAACATGTGACTGGTGCTAAACTTAGGGAAATAACCGAAGACGCGAAATCATTTGCAACAGGGAATAAATCCCTTGCTGCCCTTTTTGTCCATACGCCAGCTGGCGAGCTGCAACGCCAGATCAGATCTTGGCTTGCCATGACCTTTGACTTTCTTTCGGTCAGTGGCGTGGATGCTGGTGGTGGGGTCACCGGTCAGTTAGAGCTTCTTTCTACCGCCATCATGGACGGTTGGATGGCGGGCCTTGGCGCTGCAATGCCGCCCTTGACCGATGCCCTCGGTCAACTCTTGACCGAATACGCAAAACGCGTTTATAACTCTCAACTCCAACACCTCAAG GATATTGCGGGGACATTAGCAACAGAGGCAGCAGAAGATTCGTCACAAGTAGCAAAACTACGTTCAGCTCTAGAGTCTGTTGATCACAAGAGAAGAAAG ATTCTACAACAAATGAAAAATGATACGGCACTGTTAACATTAGAAGATGGTGGATCACCTGTCCGGAATCCTTCTTCTGCAGCTGAGGATGCCAGGCTGGCGTCTCTAATTGCCCTTGATGGAATTCTAAAGCAAGTCAAG GAAATAATGAGGCAATCTGCAGTTAATATAATGAGTAGAAGCAAGAAGAAAGGATTGGTTACAGGATTAGATGATCTTTCAGCACAATTATCTTCACTTCTTGAAATTGATCATCCATGTGCACAAAGACACATTGCAGATGCTCGTCGTGTTGTAGAG TCAATTGTGGAAGAAGATGATCAGCCGCCACAAGGGCCATCGCGGGCTATTTCCGGCGAACATTCCGGCAATGAAACGGAGGTGACACAATGGAACGTGTTACAGTTCAACACAGGATCCACATCCCCTTTCATCATAAAATGTGGAGCAAATTCACATTCAGAACTTGTAATCAAAGCAGATGATCGTGTTCAAGAGCCAAAAACAGGTGAAATTCTTAGGGTGGTCCCACGCCCTACTGTTCTAGAAAACATGAATTTGGAGGAGATTAAACAAGTGTTTGCGAAGCTTCCGGAAGCTTTATCCCTACTGGCTTTAGCTAGAACAGCAGATGGAACCAGGGCTAGGTATTCTAGGTTGTACAGAACGCTAGCCATGAAGGTTCCGGCTTTGAGGGAGTTAGTTGGGGAGCTTGAGAAAGGTGGTGGCCTCAAAGATGTTAAGTCATGA